The Patescibacteria group bacterium DNA segment TAAAATTCCGGGCATATCATTGAAAATAATTTGTATATTTGTGTTAGATTTGTCCCGCTCCTTATTATTTATTGTTAGCGTGATCCCGCCTGCCCCGCTCCTGCGGCGGCTATGGCGGTGATAATTTGTAATCTACATTTCTTCCAAGGCTTCCGCGCCCAATAATTCCAAACCGTTTCTCAATACTTGGCTAATAGCCAAAAGCATCGCCAGTCTGGCTTCGCGAACATCAGCATCCGCTTTCAAAACCGGCACGCTATGGTAATAATCATTAAGGTCCTGCGCGAGCTCAAATAAGTATTTGGCAACTTCCGCCGGGTCATAATTCTCCCCGGCCTTTCTCACCGCCTCCGGATACTTCGCCATTTTTAAAATCAAATTACTTTCCTTTTCTTCAACTAAATTTTCAGATTTAAAGTTTTGCGTTATGCGTTTTACGTTATGCGTTTTACGAAAAATGCTCTGTATCCGCGCGTACGTATACTGCAAATAAGCAGCGGTATAGCCCTCAAACCGCAGGGCTTTGGCAATATCAAAAACAATAACGCTGCCGGCGCTAACTTTTATCATTTCAAATTTCATGGCGCCCAAAGTTATTTTTCCCGCCACTTCTTTTACCTTTTCCTGCGGCCAATCTTTATGCCTTTTCCTAGTTTCTTCTATGGACTTAGCCAGCATTTCCTCTTTTAAACTCCGGTAAGTGATAACTTTTCCAGTCCGGGAAGACATCATGCCGGAAGGCAGTTTCACAACTTCATAATCCAAATGGATTATTTCTTTTTTAAATCCCATCTTGCCGAGCAAAGAAACCAGCTGCTTAAAATACAAACCTTGCCGAAAATCCACAACATAAATTGACTTGTCTAAACCATATTTTTTAAATTTAGCCACGGCCAAAGGCAGATCCGCCACCGAATAGAGGGCTGTTCCGTCCGAGCGCAAAAATAGAAGCGCGCCTAATTTTTCCAAATCAGCTATCACCGCTCCTTCGCTTTTTTTCAAAATCCCTTTGGCTAAAAGTTCCTCAACCATTTTTTTCCCCTTGTCTATAAACTGGCTTTCATAAAAAATTTCCTTAAACTCTACCCCCAATTCTTTATAAATTTTGTCAAAATATTTTATGCTCCAATCTCTGGTCTTCTGCCAAAGCTCATATTCTTCTCCCTGCCGGCTTTCCAGCTTTTTCATAAAAAAGCCAATCATGGTCTTGGCGGTTTTGTCTTTTTCTTCCCGTTGGCAGGCGTCAACATACATCTCTCCCAAAAGATAGCCTCTTTCTTCCACCGGCATCTTGGCTATTTTCTCCCCTAACTTTTTTTCTTTTACAAAGTTTTCATAATTCCATAAAGTCTTGGCCACATGAATGCCGAAATCATTAATATAGGAAACCGGAATAACCTTATAGCCGTTAACTTCTAAAATGCTCTTGACCGCTTCCCCATAAGAGATATTGCGCAGATGCCCGACATGGTACTCCTTGTGAGTATTGGCGTTGGAATATTCAATCATCACCTTTTCGCCCCTGCCCGATTTGTTCTCCCCGTACTTTTCTTTCTTTTTTATTATTTCTTTTAAAGCTTCCTCGGCCAAATATTCCTTATTAATTGTAAAATTCAGATACGGACCAATGGCTTTCAGATTAACAATTATATCGTCAGCTGAAATTTTTCCTATTAAAAAATCGGCTGATTCGGCCGGAGATTTTCGCGTCGCTTTTACCAAAGCAAAACAAGGCAGGCTCAAATTCCCCATTGCCGGCTCCGGCGGATAAACCAAGGAAGACGCCCGGATAATTTCTTCTCCCAACGCCTTATTAATTTTTCCCGCGATATGCTCTTTTATTTTTTCCAGCGTATACATAGAAAAAATTTTCAATTTTTAATTTCCAATTACTCTGACAAACTGCCTTTTCCCTCTTTGAACTAAAACTCCATCTTTTTTTATCTCAATCTTTTTATTAATATCTTTTACAACCTCCCCTTCAACTTTAATTCCGCCCTGTTCAATCAAGCGCCGCGCCTCGCTTTTGCTGCTCGCTAATTCCACCTCCACCAATAAATCAACAATATTAGAACTTTTGACTTTCCCGTCCCGCCCTGGCGGCGATAACTTCTTACTTCTAACTTCGTCCGGCGCTTCTTTTTTCTGTATTGTCTTAATAAAATACTCCTGCGCTTCCTGCGCTTTTTTCTCCCCCCAATTTATCTTAGTTATCTCATAAGCTAATTTCATTTTAAAATCTCTCGGGTTAGCTTTCCCGCCAGCCAGTTCTTTTTTTATTTTTTCCGCCTCATCCATCGGAATTTTTGTGCAAAGCTCAAAGCCCGGGATAATCACTCCGTCCGGCCAAGACATAATTTTTCCGTACATATCTTTTGGATTTTCGTCTAAGTTAACAATGTTGCCTTCGGTTTTTCCCATTTTCTTTCCGGTCGGGTCAACCAATAATTCCGTGGTTAAAACGAATTTTTCTTTTCCTTTCATCGCTTTCATCAAGTCCCGTCCGCAAAGCATGTTAAACATCTGGTCGTTCCCCCCGATTTCCAAATCTACATCCATGACTACGCTGTCATAAGCTTGCGCCACCGGATAGAGAAATTCATGAAGATAAATCGGCTTTTCCTGTTTTATTCTTTCTTGGAACATGTCGCGGGCGAACATCTGTTGCGCCGTAAAATTTGAAGTCACTTCAATCAAATCTTTGAAATTTAACTTATCGTGCCATTTGCTGTTATACATTATCTTGGCCGGATTAGAGCCGGAAAAATTTAAATAAGCGCTCGCTTGCTTTTTATAATTTTTGGCATTAGCTAAAACTTCTTTTCTGGTCATTTTTTTCCGGGCCGCCGACTTATCGGTCGGGTCGCCGATCATGCCGGTAAAATCCCCGATTAAAAAAATAACTTCGTGCCCTAAGGCCTGAAACTGGGCTAATTTATTTAATTGAATGGCGTTGCCGATATGGAGGGATGAGGCGCTCGGGTCAAAACCGCAATAGAGCTTTATTCTTTTGCCGGATAACAAAACCTTCTCTAAAGAATTTCTATCAGGATAAATATTTTCCACTCCCCGCTCCAAAACCTCTTTAATTTTGTTTTTATCAATTATAACTTTTGTCATAATGGTTAAAATTATTTTTTGCCGTTTTCTTTTTTTATCTCTTTTTCTTCTTCCTTTATCTCTTCCACCAGTTTCTCCTTGGCTTTATAAAAATCCATCAAGGAAAAAACTATCAAACTGGCGACGATAATTCCAAAAATGTTTAAAAGTAAATTTTTAAAGACATCGCTAAAAATCAGCCATTCTCTGTCGGCCACGGCTAAGCCAACCGCCGTCAAGGGCGGAATCAAGGTTACGGTAATGGCCACGCCCGGCAAAGTGGCGTTTAAACTCGGCTTAACCCAGGTGTAGCTGGCCGCCAAACCGGCCACCAAAGCCACAAAGAAAGCAAACAAAGAAGGAACCAATATTTTTATCAAACCCACTTCCCCTATCTTGGCGGAACTAAAAATCCCCAAGACAAAAGCGACTAAAAAAGCCAAAACAAAAGACACGGTAAGAACTCGGGCCGAACGTTTCATCATTTTAATGTCATTCGTGACAATCCCCAGGGAGACGGCTAAAATAGGAGAAAGCAGGGGGGTAACCAGCATGCCGCCGATTACCAAGATAACGTTATTGGCCAAAAGTCCCAAGGCCACGATTAAGGTAGAAAGGATAACCAAAAAATAAAAATCAACCCGGGGAGAGGAAGAATCTATAATATCCGAACAAAATTTATGGCGGTCTCCCTGGCTTACTTTAAAGATATTGATGGGAGTCATAATTCTTTTTTTTATTTAATAAATTCCTGCTTTAATTTTATCCTATCGGCCTTATTTTGGCAAATAATTCAACAGGCCAATTTGACAAATCAAAAGCAATCGTATAAAATAAGAATAATCATATGAGTTTGATTCAAAGCATAATAATTATTATCGCCATTATCGGGATTATCATTATTGGTAATCGCTCTTATTATGCTTTGAAGGCAAAATTAAAATAAATAAAATTTAAAATAAAAACCTTTAAAAAATCACCTTCAAAGCAAGGCGATTTTTTGTTTAGATTTTTTTCTAGTTCTTTGAAAAATGTTCCTTAAAAGATAAAGACAACAACTAGCAACGGAGGCGAAAGATGAAAAGAAATCTGGTGGTTTTTGACACGACCTTCCGGGACGGCGAGCAAGGGATAGGGGTAAAAATAACCGACATCAAGGATGTTCTAAGGGCCATTGCCGCCATTTCCGAATTGGGCGCAAGCTACCTGGAATTGGGTTTCGCAGATTCCAACAACGGGACTAAATTGCTTATTGAGCAAGCGTTAAAATTGGATTTAAGGGCAAAAATTGCCGTTTTCGGCCGGACTTGCCCGGATGACGTGGAAAACATCATAAAGCTCGGGGTTCCGGTCGGCGTCTTGGTTGGCAAAACCCGTCTTCGAGATGTAAAAAAATCTCTACTAGAAGAAGACCGGGAAATCTATCTCCAGGCTGTCAAGGATTCTATAAAAAGACTGCTTGAAGCCGGGCAGGAAGCGATTTTTGACGCCGAACACGCTTTTGACGCCTGGCTGAATGATGACGGGGATTATGCCCGCAAAATTCTCCTGGCCGCTTTAGAGGCCGGGGCAAGCTGGGTGGTCCTCTGCGATACCAATGGCGGAATAAATTTCTGCCAGGCGAAACGGGTGATTGCCGAAGTGGCGGAAATTATTCCTCTTGGCCGGCTTGGCGTCCATTTTCACAATGACCGAGGCAGGGCTTCGGCTCTGTCCGAACTGGCCTGGGAACTCGGCGTCAGCCATATCCAGGGGACTGTCGGCACCATTGGTGAAAGAACCGGGAACGCGGCCATAACCACGTTTCTACCCAACCTTGTCCGGGAAAATCAAGGGGTGGATAACTTTCCTCTTGATTCCCTGCAAAACCTTTGCTCTGTTTATCTTTTGGCCTGCCGCGCCTTGAACATCAAACCAAACCCATTTGAACCCTGGGTAGGAAAATACGCTTTTGCCACTAAGGCCGGCATGCATACCGACGGACAGGCTAAAGATCCGGGAAGTTATTTCCACGCCTCTCCGGAGTTTGCCGGCAACAAAGAAAGAACCGAGATGGCAAAAGGCTCCGGCGCTTCCACCTTGGTCCAAACGGCAAAAGAGCTTGGCCTGGTTATCGCCAAAAAAGCGGCAAAAGAAATTATGGCTGATTTCAACCGGCTCTGCGACGAAGGCAAAGATTTGGGACAAGCCCGAGCGTCTCTTTATCTATGGCTGCTGGAAAAATTGGAAAAACTCCCGCCCCTTCCCGAATTTCAGAGAATGCGAGTCTGGGATGAAAAAATAGGCTTGCGGCCAATCCAAAGCGAAGCCAGCCTGAAAATAGTTATAGGCGGCAAAGAGCTGTTGGATAATGCCGAGGGTGAAGGCGGAGTGGACGCTTTGAACCAAGCCCTGCGAAAAGCCCTTCTTCCTGATTTTCCTTTCCTGGAAGGAATAAAACTTATTGATTTCCTGCCGGAAATCTTTCGCCTTGAACTCGGTACGGCCGCCAAAGTAAGAGTAACCGCCGTCTTTGCTGACAGCAAAGAAAGCTGGACCGTGATGGGAGTTAATGCTAATTTTCTGGAAGCGGCCTGGGAAGCCCTTTGGGACGCTTACTGCTACCGAATTGCAAAAGAGGAAAAAAACAATGAACTACAAACCCCTGCTTAATTTTTAAGCAGGGGTTGCTTTTTTTTCCAGCTATGTTATACTGATAATAAGTATTTGCGGCATTCGCATTATTCTGACAAGTTCTTAAAAATCACCAAAGCATTCGCATTAATGGTTCGCAAAAAGGTTAAAAAATATAAAAACGTATTGAACAAATATGAAACAAGTTATCCAAAAAAATTTATTGCTGGGTTTGTTGCTCTTACTCCCCCTTAGGGTGGCTTGTTTTTATGTTGATAAAGAATAAATAAAATTATTTTATAGATATGGAAAAGCCACCCAAACAGGGTGGTTTTTTGATTTTAATGTTCTTTAAAAAGGAGAAAAAATGTCTAGCGAAATTAAGATTTTCGACACGACGCTGAGAGACGGAGAGCAATCACCCGGCGCTAGTATGAATACGGCTGAAAAGATTGGAATTGCAATACAGCTGGAAAAATTGGGAGTAGACACGATTGAAGCCGGTTTCCCAATCCTTTCCGATGGTGAGTTTGAAGCCGTTTCGACAATATCAAAGACATTGAAAAGAGCCGAGGTTGCGGCTCTTTCCCGAACGAAGATGGAGGATATTGATCGAGCCTGGCAGGCGGTTAAACATGCTGTTAATCCCAAAATTCACATTTTCATAGCAACTTCCGATATTCATCTGGAAGAAAAATTGTTCATGACCAGAGAAAAAATGCTGACCGAAGCGATAAAAGCGGTTAGCTACGCCAGAACGCTTACGGACAATGTGGAATTTTCGGCGGAAGATGGCTCTCGATCTGACCGTGACTTTTTGTGCCGAGTGTTTGAAGCCGTGATCAACGCCGGCGCAAACGTCGTTAATCTTCCGGATACCGTCGGATACGCAATACCCAAAGAATTTGGCGAACTTGTTGCTTATGTGAAAAGGAACACATCAAACATGGACAAAGCTATTTTGAGCGTCCATTGCCATAATGACCTGGGTCTTGCTACGGCCAATACTTTAGCCGCCATAGAAGCTGGCGCCAGACAAGTCGAAGTAACTATCAACGGTATTGGCGAACGAGCTGGAAATACTTCCCTGGAAGAGGTGATTATGACCTTACGCACCAGATCGAACAGTCTTCCTTTCAAAACTGGAGTCCAAACCAAATTGATTCATCAGACCAGCCGGATGGTCAGTATTATAACCGGTATGGTAGTCCAGCCAAACAAAGCCATAGTCGGTGCCAACGCCTTCGCGCACGAAGCCGGCATCCATCAAGATGGCGTTCTCAAAAATCCCATGACCTATGAGATTATGAATCCATCCGATATCGGCCTAAGCGCGAGCAATCTCATTTTGGGAAGACATTCGGGAAAACATGCGCTCCGTGAACGTCTCTCGCAAATGGGATACGCCCTCAATGACCAAGAGTTAAGGTTGGTTTTCAAGAAGTTTAAGGAACTGGCAGACAGAAAAAAATATGTGGTTGATGAAGATCTCGAAATCCTTGTTGCGGAGGGGCAATCCAGAACTACCGACATTTTTATTCTGGATTGTCTGCATGTCGCCTGCGGAACAAAAACTCCTCCTATGGCAAGCATCAAACTTGCAATAAACGGCCAACCAGTGCATGGTGATGGTCATGGAAATGGCCCCATTGACGCTGTCTTTGACGCAATCGCAAAATTGACAGAAACGTCATTGGAACTTCTGGAGTTTAACATTTCCGCGCTATCAAGCGGCGCCGATTCCCAAGGGAGGGTTACTGTTCGCGTGCAAGAAGACGGACTCATGGCTATCGGTCAAGGAAATGATCCGGATATTGTCGTCGCCAGTGCGAAAGCTTATCTTAACGGACTAAATCGTCTAGAATATCTCAAGCAACAGAGATAAAAACAACGACAATGAAAAGAAGACTGAAGTACCAATCTGGTTAAATAACAAACCAGTAAAATCCATCAATGTTGCGGAACTTTAAAAAGGAGAGATAAAAAAACAAAGGCGATTTGCTAAAAACAAATCGCCTTTTTATTTTATATTGAAAGCCGTCCCGCCTTCGCGAAGGGCGGGATGGAAAATTATGCGGTATTAACTTGCATAATTTTCCTTTAATATTAGCTAAATTTTATAATATAAGTTTATAAATATCCACATTTTGTTTGACTTTACTAATATTTATGATATAATTATCCACAGAGAGTAAATTCTAATATTTTTATGATTAAGGCATTACAAAAAACTTATTTCTGGTTTGGTTTTTTCTTTTATGGCTCCACGAGGAGATCGGTTTTTTGTGATGCTTTAACTATTTTGTAAGTTAAGTTCATCACTGGGAAAACAAAAACTGGCTCCTCGCAAGGGGAGCCAGTTTTTATATCGTAAATTTAAAAAATCCCGCGTTCTTTTTTTAAACAAACAGCCAAGGGAGGGTAAAATGGCTAGTTGCGAAAAAACCACGGCTAATTTTGCTGGCGACGACCAGATGCAGGCCGCGTCATCAACAACGGAAAAATCCGGTTTTGACCCGGAGGAGGATTTTGGCAAAAACCAGCCCCATATTAACCCGACGGGTTTCAAATACTGCGGAGATGTCGGTCTGGCTACTGAAGTCTGGCCAAGATAAAAATACCCAAAGAGGAAATAGAAAAATGCACGAGCAATCAATCGGAGAACTTGCCTCAATCGCCATCAATTCGGCTGACGGAGGAAATATGGATCTTCTCGGAAAAGCCCTGGACGGTTTGCGGAAAAAATCACCTTCAAGGGAATTGTTCCGGGCGATTTGTTCAATCATGGTTATCTTCGGGAAAAAAAATATCAACGGTTCCTTCATGAAAACCGCGGAACAAATTTTTAACGATTGCGCAACGGAGGGATAAATGGGCGGCTGGCCGACTCTTGATGACGACTGGTGGTAGCTTACGGGCTCGGTTAAATGCGATAGCAACAACATCGCATTTAATCGAGCCTCTTTTATTAAATTCGCATGTGCCACATTCGCAGTTGTGGCTTTTTCGCGAAGTAAAAAATAACATAAAATAAATCCCGCTAGTCCTCCAACTAACGGGATTGTTTTATTTCGAAAAAAGATCAACTTTGTTCGCAAAACTCTCTAGCGTTCTGGAACATCTTGAGCCAGGGCGAAGCTGAAAGATTCCTCCATTTCCATGGCTGCCAAGGCCAAAGATTGTTTAAGGGCAAACGTTCGGGATGCGGCATCATCGCCAGAAATCTGCCATTTTCCGAGGAAAGCCCAGCCACGCCAAACGGCGACCCATTGGGATTGAAAGGACGATCCTCATCGCCTTTGGCTATCTCACCTTGGTCATTAACATAACGGATCGGCGCTAGACCTTCTGAAAAAATCCTGGCCAATATTGCCTGGTCCGGACAATAAAAACGACCTTGACCATGGGAGACAATAACCCCGAGAATTGCCCCTTCCATCCCCTGAAGGAAAATGGAGTTGCTGCGATCCGCAATCCCAATGGTTACAAGCCGATGTTCAAACCGCTCCGAAGCATTGCGAATGAACCGCGGCAGTTTTTCCGTGGGGATGCCTGGCCAAGGAAGAATGCCAAGAAGCTCCGCGGCCTGGCAACCATTGCAAGGGAAAAATCCAAAAGTGTCTGGCCGGCTAATAAAGGCAGCTAATTCATCAGCAGCCCGTGTATTGAACTTAAACACTCCCGCTAATCCCTTGCCAGCATCCAAGGTATCCCGGAAAGCGAAACCGCCGGGAATAATTATTCCTTGAACACTATGAAGCGTTGCTTCGCCAGAAATCAACTCGGTCATATGAATATCTTGAGGGTTAAAACCGGCCAAGTGGCAGGTTTCCGCGGCATCACGGTCGCCGTTAATTCCGGCTTCCAGTAAAATAGCCACTTTGGGCTTGGTTTTTTTAATCATCACTGACCGAGGCGTTGGCTTAGGTTTAAAAGGCAGAAGATACTTTGGCCCAGAACGCTTGAAAGTATTCTCCCATTCAGCGGCGACAGCTGGCGGCGTAGCTTGAAATTCATCCAGCCGGAAAGATGTTTCCCGCCAAATCCTCCTTAGAAAAGTCATGGGATCGGAAAGAACAATCTCGCCGTTGCAGCGAACCTCAATTTTGTCGTCGGTGACTGTATCGCCGATCACATGGCAATGTCTGGAAACTCCATAGAACCGAAGAATTGCCCGAATAACCGGATAATACAGAGGAGAAAATTCAAAAACTAAACCAAGCTCTTCATTGAAAAGAAGTTTGTCTTGGTCATTTCCTCCTAACCGGCTGCCTACAAAATTGAGTTTTAAGCCGCAGTTTCCGGCAAAAGCCATTTCCGAAAAACAACCAATTAGCCCGCCGTCGCTGCGGTCGTGAAGAGAAAGAATTAACCCAAGACGGTTAAGCCTCTGCATAGCTTTGAATACCTGAAGGAAAAATTCCGGATATTCAAAGTCAGGCGATTCATTACCAATCTGCTCATAAACACGCAAGAGGGCTGAACCGCCCAAACGTTGGGCGCCTTTGGCTAAATCAATAAACATCAATTTGGTTTTACCCGGCATTTTGATATCCGGCGTAATCACCCGATTAATGTCAACGCATGGCCCAAAAGCTACCATTTGCACCGTACCCGGAGCCAGAATCGGATGAACGGTGGTTCCGTCCGCTTCCATTTCCTTCAAAGTCATGGAAAGCGAATCCTTTCCTACGCCGATCCGCGTCAACAGGTCTATACAACAAGCTGTGCCCGCCGCCACTCCTTCATGCAATCTGGCATTTTCCCCGGGTTGCCCGAAAGGCCACTGCCACGTAGCGGAAAAATTAAAATCAGTGATGCTTCTTATTGGCGCCCCGATGGCGTTCGTAAAAGCCTCACCAATACTCATCCTGATCCCGGCGGCGTTATTGACCAAACCTTTTATCGGCTGCTCGCCCAGAGAAATTATCTGGCCGGTTCTGCCAAAGGGACCATCTGACATAACCGCGCAATCAGCCAAAGGCAACTGCAAAGGACCGACTTCCTGCTGGCGACTCGAACGATTGCCAACCGTCCGATCAGCTTTGCGGGTCAAAAATTCCTTTGAACCGACGTCGACCAGACGAAAAACTCGCTCCAGATGATCAAGCACCGAAACTTTAGGCACTCGCGGCGGCTCCAAACGCCTCGGAACAGTTTTACAGACGATTGAGTGTTGGGGTAAATCGGCTAAAAGCCAATCCATGCTCAAATCAATCGGCGTCTTTCGCTCAAACGGAGCGTCCGGC contains these protein-coding regions:
- a CDS encoding 2-isopropylmalate synthase, which codes for MSSEIKIFDTTLRDGEQSPGASMNTAEKIGIAIQLEKLGVDTIEAGFPILSDGEFEAVSTISKTLKRAEVAALSRTKMEDIDRAWQAVKHAVNPKIHIFIATSDIHLEEKLFMTREKMLTEAIKAVSYARTLTDNVEFSAEDGSRSDRDFLCRVFEAVINAGANVVNLPDTVGYAIPKEFGELVAYVKRNTSNMDKAILSVHCHNDLGLATANTLAAIEAGARQVEVTINGIGERAGNTSLEEVIMTLRTRSNSLPFKTGVQTKLIHQTSRMVSIITGMVVQPNKAIVGANAFAHEAGIHQDGVLKNPMTYEIMNPSDIGLSASNLILGRHSGKHALRERLSQMGYALNDQELRLVFKKFKELADRKKYVVDEDLEILVAEGQSRTTDIFILDCLHVACGTKTPPMASIKLAINGQPVHGDGHGNGPIDAVFDAIAKLTETSLELLEFNISALSSGADSQGRVTVRVQEDGLMAIGQGNDPDIVVASAKAYLNGLNRLEYLKQQR
- the purL gene encoding phosphoribosylformylglycinamidine synthase, producing the protein MSESEGGSLNWFLAETFEPDQFGASSFFGSGGRIIEVGPRLGLVTPWSTSAGTIFGASNLTEVGRIEVARRYWLVLGEGMTLSDEQTEQIFGLLHDRMTEQVYKSPLSTFESGIIPESVQTIPILEKGVLALRQFADDYGLGFTPEMEEYICVHFSNELKRDPTDVELFMFGQLNSEHCRHHIFNGNWEIDGIAKPRTLMEMIRETVSVNPGNIAVAFRDNAAVLEPRKIKVLMPSHPDVASNFKVVTIRRGMVLKVETHNHPTTVSPYAGAATGVAVRRDVFGTGRGGVSTGHLAGYYVGNLFIPGYSLPWEREYVGYSPRFATPLQILVQASNGASDNANCFGNPVVVGTTRSFEQKVGDTHYGYRKTAMIAGSFGYIDERHIRKGEPEKGMLVVQTGGLSFPIGVGGGSGSSKDAGGQGLRLDFNSVQRDDAFTERSNFCVVRACSELGDDNPIVTLTDLGAGGDCVAIPELVFPAGGRVELRQIPCGDKTMPVWVFWCNESQERMAYLIWEEQLSLFKRICERYRCRMAVIGEVTGDSRFVLTDGQAEPDAPFERKTPIDLSMDWLLADLPQHSIVCKTVPRRLEPPRVPKVSVLDHLERVFRLVDVGSKEFLTRKADRTVGNRSSRQQEVGPLQLPLADCAVMSDGPFGRTGQIISLGEQPIKGLVNNAAGIRMSIGEAFTNAIGAPIRSITDFNFSATWQWPFGQPGENARLHEGVAAGTACCIDLLTRIGVGKDSLSMTLKEMEADGTTVHPILAPGTVQMVAFGPCVDINRVITPDIKMPGKTKLMFIDLAKGAQRLGGSALLRVYEQIGNESPDFEYPEFFLQVFKAMQRLNRLGLILSLHDRSDGGLIGCFSEMAFAGNCGLKLNFVGSRLGGNDQDKLLFNEELGLVFEFSPLYYPVIRAILRFYGVSRHCHVIGDTVTDDKIEVRCNGEIVLSDPMTFLRRIWRETSFRLDEFQATPPAVAAEWENTFKRSGPKYLLPFKPKPTPRSVMIKKTKPKVAILLEAGINGDRDAAETCHLAGFNPQDIHMTELISGEATLHSVQGIIIPGGFAFRDTLDAGKGLAGVFKFNTRAADELAAFISRPDTFGFFPCNGCQAAELLGILPWPGIPTEKLPRFIRNASERFEHRLVTIGIADRSNSIFLQGMEGAILGVIVSHGQGRFYCPDQAILARIFSEGLAPIRYVNDQGEIAKGDEDRPFNPNGSPFGVAGLSSENGRFLAMMPHPERLPLNNLWPWQPWKWRNLSASPWLKMFQNAREFCEQS
- a CDS encoding alpha-isopropylmalate synthase regulatory domain-containing protein, which gives rise to MKRNLVVFDTTFRDGEQGIGVKITDIKDVLRAIAAISELGASYLELGFADSNNGTKLLIEQALKLDLRAKIAVFGRTCPDDVENIIKLGVPVGVLVGKTRLRDVKKSLLEEDREIYLQAVKDSIKRLLEAGQEAIFDAEHAFDAWLNDDGDYARKILLAALEAGASWVVLCDTNGGINFCQAKRVIAEVAEIIPLGRLGVHFHNDRGRASALSELAWELGVSHIQGTVGTIGERTGNAAITTFLPNLVRENQGVDNFPLDSLQNLCSVYLLACRALNIKPNPFEPWVGKYAFATKAGMHTDGQAKDPGSYFHASPEFAGNKERTEMAKGSGASTLVQTAKELGLVIAKKAAKEIMADFNRLCDEGKDLGQARASLYLWLLEKLEKLPPLPEFQRMRVWDEKIGLRPIQSEASLKIVIGGKELLDNAEGEGGVDALNQALRKALLPDFPFLEGIKLIDFLPEIFRLELGTAAKVRVTAVFADSKESWTVMGVNANFLEAAWEALWDAYCYRIAKEEKNNELQTPA
- the argS gene encoding arginine--tRNA ligase produces the protein MYTLEKIKEHIAGKINKALGEEIIRASSLVYPPEPAMGNLSLPCFALVKATRKSPAESADFLIGKISADDIIVNLKAIGPYLNFTINKEYLAEEALKEIIKKKEKYGENKSGRGEKVMIEYSNANTHKEYHVGHLRNISYGEAVKSILEVNGYKVIPVSYINDFGIHVAKTLWNYENFVKEKKLGEKIAKMPVEERGYLLGEMYVDACQREEKDKTAKTMIGFFMKKLESRQGEEYELWQKTRDWSIKYFDKIYKELGVEFKEIFYESQFIDKGKKMVEELLAKGILKKSEGAVIADLEKLGALLFLRSDGTALYSVADLPLAVAKFKKYGLDKSIYVVDFRQGLYFKQLVSLLGKMGFKKEIIHLDYEVVKLPSGMMSSRTGKVITYRSLKEEMLAKSIEETRKRHKDWPQEKVKEVAGKITLGAMKFEMIKVSAGSVIVFDIAKALRFEGYTAAYLQYTYARIQSIFRKTHNVKRITQNFKSENLVEEKESNLILKMAKYPEAVRKAGENYDPAEVAKYLFELAQDLNDYYHSVPVLKADADVREARLAMLLAISQVLRNGLELLGAEALEEM
- the tyrS gene encoding tyrosine--tRNA ligase, which codes for MTKVIIDKNKIKEVLERGVENIYPDRNSLEKVLLSGKRIKLYCGFDPSASSLHIGNAIQLNKLAQFQALGHEVIFLIGDFTGMIGDPTDKSAARKKMTRKEVLANAKNYKKQASAYLNFSGSNPAKIMYNSKWHDKLNFKDLIEVTSNFTAQQMFARDMFQERIKQEKPIYLHEFLYPVAQAYDSVVMDVDLEIGGNDQMFNMLCGRDLMKAMKGKEKFVLTTELLVDPTGKKMGKTEGNIVNLDENPKDMYGKIMSWPDGVIIPGFELCTKIPMDEAEKIKKELAGGKANPRDFKMKLAYEITKINWGEKKAQEAQEYFIKTIQKKEAPDEVRSKKLSPPGRDGKVKSSNIVDLLVEVELASSKSEARRLIEQGGIKVEGEVVKDINKKIEIKKDGVLVQRGKRQFVRVIGN
- a CDS encoding DUF389 domain-containing protein yields the protein MTPINIFKVSQGDRHKFCSDIIDSSSPRVDFYFLVILSTLIVALGLLANNVILVIGGMLVTPLLSPILAVSLGIVTNDIKMMKRSARVLTVSFVLAFLVAFVLGIFSSAKIGEVGLIKILVPSLFAFFVALVAGLAASYTWVKPSLNATLPGVAITVTLIPPLTAVGLAVADREWLIFSDVFKNLLLNIFGIIVASLIVFSLMDFYKAKEKLVEEIKEEEKEIKKENGKK